The Benincasa hispida cultivar B227 unplaced genomic scaffold, ASM972705v1 Contig793, whole genome shotgun sequence genomic sequence tctctcaaaatccctctcttccaaaatagccagagcccacaaaacttctggattctcacccagagaatacagaggtaacATTCGTGATAGTGTCCTCATTGACGGTTAGAGGGTTCGAGATTTTTCATgacaagatttgaagaatgaatcccgtgaagaagagttcttcaagggtaaggtttcttaaaccttttttcttttctgtaatctttattttaaagcatgctgctattatcttttaaatgcataatctgtatatttttgctgtaaaatttatgttctgTAAATTTTTGGTATTTTGTCCGATCCCatgcttccactcaaggaccttcaatgaTTCCttcaagtggatctacaaaagaaagagagatgtagctggaaaggtcttcaaagctagacttgtagcaaagggttatacccaaaggGAAAGGgtagactatgaggaaactttttcctctgttgttatgtttaagtctataagaattcttatgtcaagactgcttttctgaatgaaaatcttgaggAAAATATCTTTATTTCAGCTCGAAGGGTTCATAGCCCAAGgacaagagcaaaaagtttggaagttgaatcgatccatttataggttgaaacaGGCATCCAGATCttagaacattagatttgatacagtgatcaaatcttttggttttgattaaaacgttgatgaaccttgtatctacaagaaaatcatcaacgataaAGTAGTTTTTCTAatactttatgtggacgatatcctactcattgggaatgatgtaggatacctTATTGACATTAAGGAATGGTTGGCagccaaattccaaatgaaagatttgggagagacacaAAATGTACTTGGGATTCAAATCATCAaggatcgcaagaacagaatgcTAGCTTTGTCTCAAGCAACTCATATCTAACtcatattcgatgcagaactctaagaaaggtttattacctttcagacacggggttcatttgtctaaggaacagtgtcctaagatacctcaagaagttaaggatatgcaacgtattccctatgcctcaacTGTAGGCAGCTTAATGTATACTACGTTCTGCACTAGGTCAAACATTTTTTATGTAGTGGAAATTGTCAGTAGGTACCAGTTCAATCTAGGGTTAGACCATTGGACAacggttaagaatatcctcaagtatcttaggagaaaaAAGGACTACAAGATgatgtatggagctaaggattttatccttaaaGGATACATAGACTccgatttccaaactgataagaattctaggaaattcacgtcaggatcagtgtttatcCTGAATAggggagctatagtatggcgtaGCATCAAGTAATGATGCATTGcagattccactatggaagctgaataagTAGTTGTGTGTGAAGCTGCAAAGGAAGCAGTTTGGTTAAGGAAGTTCCTaattgatttggaagtggttccaaatatggacttgcTCATCACGTTATACCATGACAACAGTGGGCAGTAGCCATCTCTAAAGAACCTCACAGTGACAAATGAGGAAAGCATATTGAAAGGAAGTATTATATGATATAGGAGATTATACAAAggggagatgtgatcgtcacaaagattgccttagagcacaacattgttgtccatttacgaaggctctttcggctaaagtgttcaagggtcatctagataatctaggtctacgagacatgtacattgtataatttAGGGTAAGTggaagatgtgtaatgggtatgtggatgccctagtttattgtatttaacaTTATCCCGCCTTTTGGATTGTGTACAACCCactgactagagttttagttcaaatgaaaatttgttgggttttatgccttaaaactcgtagacagtaaattttattaattgacCATCGTCAATAAATAGTTATGGATGTTAATTCAATGAATGTTATTGCTTGTATTGttatctattttgtcttaacaaccctaaatctaataaactaacattcaaggctgtcttatgagtcttgaactatatgtggagacatacatggatcaatgttcaagatacagcctaaagggtctatagtatagggataagatcgagtaccttatcctagtaacactatggatacgacccactttatatttgatacaaacgtaatgatccaatgcattcgtgtaggtgacacgcgAATGGGGGTGTCatgtgtaatgagtttgcataagactggaccacgaaatagtaaccattagatataacaccgttcactagttaggttcctatttcaataggatgacctaggtgacttagtcttaatcctgagtatattatgaacttctgttcacgagggattgtcctttgatttgcaggGTGAGGGTGACCAGTTCACccactcaatatgcctaccattttagggaaaaaacgagtagagagctgggaacataataatacaagatggaatttccttcttcctaccttaagggtaagtagataagtgttcccttaagtgatgtctccgggacttgaacaaaggaccctatcctctcgttggcctgagaggggtttctgtttattggttggaccataaacaagttgttcattagaagagcaTTGGTATTTAAGGAGTCAAAGGTTACCCATggataaaattgtaatttgaTCCAGTTGGAATTACGGACAATCGTGAAGAACTAACTTGCTGGTATTGAtctatatctatggacacatgtatttgtagtgagaagagtgcaactgtagGTCTTTAATGAAGTATACCCAcagttaaaaaatattgattaatttagttaatgagtttagccaaatAGTCTCATAtagttggagcttctgatctacaggtccaccatgtccctttgttagctcactagTAGATACATAAGagagataatttgaattgttcaaattaatttaaggaaactatatattaatatgattaatatataattatggatatgatctataattaaattggaaagtgatacttgaataagattcaaattaattaattcaagtgaattagattcacaaagaaataattaataaagaggttttgcacatatacatgagatgtatatgataattaaatatatacattaaattgggtttaatgtataaatagttatttaattattgtacaaattaaaattaaataagtcttatttaattggactaattaattaaataattattatttaattaaatgagctaattaattaaataactattatttaattaattatggaaaagGAAACTATTAGGAAAGGGGTTTggcccttctctatataaagacgtTTCTATGGCCCTTCGGGAATACACAGAACACAATACGCAACACTATAGTGTTATTGtacaaaattttctctaaggcataaagaaaatcctctctactctccaaaacccttTTCCCCCTCCTTGTCCCAATAGTCGAATACCACCTATCCCTTTATTGAAATCTTAGAaaataacgaggttactctcgtggtagtgttctagattgttcaagaaattgttcATGATCAAGATCGCTGGAGATTCGTTCGTTCGAACTAGGAGAGGATTATTCGTGGCACTtggaaatctacaaaggtaagaatcatTCCAATCTTTTCCcaaaagcatgctaatttacatgtatatattttgttttgtataatgattttgtttaatgtaaaatcgATTTGCAAGATTCAAGGCGTTCTAACAAAATGCTTCCGCTACGGAATTTGATCACTGCAGctaatttattgaattaatgttatttaggcaagataaatacaagataacaataactatttattgtaataaatattaataacactttattaatgaccggtcaaatgttacatttactatctagaaattttaggacataaaacccaagaTCTCATACAAAATTTGGAGAAATGTTATTGTGGAAGTGAGGAGAGCTTAAAACTATACATGAGTCACTGAAGATGAAGTATATCGGATAGGTAATTCATTGTGATTACTAAACTCTTTGCATAGTGAAGTTTCTTTCCACTAGTGCATCTTGTGACATTTATATTCTGTGTTAAATCTACTTTACTTTTTCATAATCGTCCTCGTGATTGTTTGTTTGAGAGagagattttcattttaataaagGTTATATATGTAGAAAAATGATCATAGGTAAGTGAAATCTAAGCGGTTATGACATCAAAACCTACATTACACTTGGACAAGATCATTTGGAACTAAACCAACACACattaaaccaaaatattaaaactttacTTACTAAATTAGATTAGAACGGACTAAaatatttggaatttggaatttggaaagaaaaagaaaaaagaaagccAATAAAAGACAAGATTGTGTtctttaacttaaaattaatcgagagagagagaggccAACAATGGCGACAGCTTCCGCATCAGGTCGAAGCAATAGAGATGGAACAGCCAAAGCCATGGTGGCCGACCACATTTCTCAGTCGGTACGATCCACTTCAAATCTCCTTCATCTCATGCAGCAATCTTCTTCGGCTCAGGCATGCTCTCTTtctccttctctctctctcgttATTGTTTGTGTTATCTGAAGCTTCAATTCGAACGGTACTCTTCGGAGTAGGATCGGTAGCGGTGATGCCTGAATTTGTTcgatatatgtttttttttttttttaaatttcattttcgtTCTCTCTTGCGAGCTCTTTAGGAATGTTGATGACGATCTTGAATCATATGAATGGATTATTGAATTTCCAAATCTTAATTGTTCGTTTTGTATCGTTTCCACTTTCTAGCTTCAGTTAATTGAGAAATCACGTTATCTTATAATTTGTGTAATATTGTACAGAAAATTAACTGTGCAATTATTGTTTGCATCGAAGTCATAATTTCAATTATCCATAccttatataattgaattggaaTTTAACTCTGTTTTTTCTCTTCACATTTGTCTATGTGAGATGGATTCAACTCTCGGAAGTTTTAGTCATATTGCTGAAATGCAATTTTGTttgagattttttctcttattgcATTGCTTTCAGATTTTCAGTTCAGTTTGTCACATAGTTCTGTCTTGGCTGCAGGCTCAGTTAACAAAGTTGCCAAAGAATCTTTTGGCGAAAACGCCTACTATTAAAAATATTGGGAAAGTATGTAGCATCAGTTAATAACCTGAACatgttcttatttcttttatttatttcttagcAAAAGGACTTCTGATTGTACTTTCCCCTCTCATCTTGTGATGCAGATCTTAGAGCAGATGCCACAGGTGGTTTCGTCATTAGATGCATATGTTGAGAAGGGACTAGAAAGGTTATTTTTGTCCTTGAACATGGCTTGGTGGAATTAATTCTATTTCTATGTTCAAATGTATATGCTCGCAAAGTATTTCTTTGGTGAAGAAACCCATGATTTCTGATAAATTTCATAACAACTATTGAAGCACATTAGTAAATGCTTTGTTTCCCAGTGATATATTGTAATCAACAAATTTCAGATTAAAATTGATATGGCGGAGATGGAGGAGAGGTTGGATGATTCTTTGAAAGAGGAAAGGGAGACTTTGATGGTGGAATTTGTTGACCTAATCAGGAAAGAGACCCGCAGCTGGAGGCAAATGGCTAATGGTCATTTGGGCTAAAGGAGGGCATTGTAACTCGGTCTTTCTTTCATAGGGTGGCCAGTGGTAGGAAAAGTAAGAACACCATTGGCTCTTTGGAAAGTGATAGTAGGGAGATTGTNGGGTGGCCAGTGGTAGGAAAAGTAAGAACACCATTGGCTCTTTGGAAAGTGATAGTAGGGAGATTGTTCAAATAGCAAAGGATATTGAGGAGGAGCTACTATCCTCGTTTCTTAACTTTTATAGTTCAGAGGCAATTCCTAAATCCTTTGTTCATGGTATTGATGGCCATTCTATTTCTGAAAGGGTAGGGGCCGAGTTGCTTGCTCCCTTTTCCCTTGAGTAGATCAGGAGAGCGGTGGTTGGGAATGATAGGAATAAATCCCCATGTTTAGATGCTTTCTCCATGGCATGATAATTGGGATTGTGTAAAGGGGGATTTAGAAGGAGTTTTTAAGGAATTCTTTGAAAGGGGCATCTAGAACAATTCCATCTCCAAAACCTTTGTGTGCCTTATCCCAAAGAAGATAAAGCCAGCAATATTAAGGACTTTCCCCCCATTGACTCATCACGTGTGTTTAAAAAATCTCTGCTAAGGTCCTAGCTAATTGTTTAAGAAAGTTTCCCCATTGACAATTTCTGGGCTGCAAGGAAAGTTTATAGCCAGGAGGCAGATTCTTGAGCAAGCTCTTATAGCTAATGAAGCCATAGAGGATTACAGACACAAGAATATAGAAATGGTCTGCAAAATTGCTTTTGAAAAGGTCTAGTGGattcttatattaaaaaaataaataaataaataaaaaaggacTAGTGGCTTGGGATTTTTGGACAAGGTTTTGGAAAAGACAGGGTTTGTGTATAAATGAAGAATGTGGATGTGGAGTTGAACAAGGAATGTTAGCTACTTTTGTCTTATCATTGGTAGTCCAAGGGGTAAGATAAAGCATACGAGAGGCCTTAGACAAGTTAACCCTTTATCCCCCTTTTCTCTTCCTGTTAGTGGTAGATATCTTGAGTATGATCGTCACTAAGGGAGTGCAAGCTCAAGTGATTGAACTCTTAGAGGTTGGCCAGGAGAAAGTGGCCTTATCCCCAGGAGAAAGTGGCCTTATCCCATCTTTAATTTATCGATGATACCAACCCTTTATGTTTTGAAGAGGTtgagtttttctttttgctaaaccatattCTAGCCTTCTTTGAAACCATGTCAGGGCTTAGGGTCATGGGTGAGTGTCAGATTATGGGTCTTTACTGTGACCCGGAGAAGCACAAGAGTTGGGTTGAGGAGGTGAGCTGTGACTTAGGTTCTTTTTCCTCCTATTACTTAGGGCTCCCCCTTGGAAGCAATTTAAAGACTCTTTTTGGAATCCTGGTGTGGTAAGCTTAGAAAAAAATTGGTCTCGTGGAAGAAAAGCTTTTTCTCCAAAGCTAGTAGAGTAATCCTTATTCTTTCTGTTATGAGTGGTATTCCCATTTACTAATCCTCCATGTTCAGAGCCCTTAGCTTGGTCTATAAGAATATCGAGAAGCTCATGCATAACTTCCTTTGGGAAAGAGTTGAAGAAGGTAATGGATCACATCTGGTGAGATGGGAGATTGCTAAGAAACCTATTAACCCTTTTGAGTGGTTGTCGGCCGGAGTCAAAAGGCATCTATTGGAATTTGTGAAAAGATATTTCTTATAAGCTCCTCTCTTTCTGTCTCTCACCTTGTCCATTGAGTGGTGGGGAAAGGGAATGAAAACCACTATTGGTGTGGTTAGAGAGCTTCATTTCCTTTTCTTGTGGGTTTAGGCACTCGTTGTTTGATAAAAGAGGAAATGGATGTTTCTCCTCTCATGTCTTTGATTTGGGAGTGCGACTTTAGGATTGTGAAAAGGATTTTCGTGTTTGGGGTCCTGAACCTTTAAGAGGGTTCTCTTGTAAATCTTTCTTTTGTTGCATACTGGACCCTTCTCTGATTAGTTGATTTGTTTTCTCTTCTTTGTGGAGGATTCAGATTCCAAAGAAAGTAAACTTCTTTACTTGGCAGGTTTTACATGGAAGAGTTAACACTCACGATCAATTGTCGTGGAAGTTGCCCTTGTTAGTGGGCTTATGCTGTTGCATTCTCTATCAGAGGGTGGAAGAAGACCTGGATCATATTTTGTGGAGACATGCGTCTGTGAAATTTGTATGGGAATGCTTCTTCCGTACTTTTGATTTCATGCTTGCCTAGGGATACTAGTGATATGATCTGGGAGTTCCAAAATCTGCTTTTCGTGAATGGGAACAATTTTTATAGGTTGTCCATGTGTGTGCTATTGTGGGATCTTTGGGGTGAGCAGAATAAGATAGTGTTTAGAGGTATGGAGAGTGACCCCTCGGATGTATGGTCTCTCGTTAGACTTCATGTTTCCCTCTGGACTTCAACTTCGAAGAGCTTTAGTAATTAtcctttagtttttttttttcttttttttgttggcCTGAAGGAATTAATATCAATGGATGACCCCCGATGACATTGTAAGTTATCCAATAAGCAGATATTTCACTATATTGTCTGAATTACTACTTTGTTCTTGTCCTTTGGTATATCTAGTAAAAATTGCTTCTACTTTTACTTTACCCTCCACAAGAACAAGTGTTCTATGATGCATTTTAAGATAGTTCTGTGCACTGATCAATTTGGCCTCTGTCTTGGTTTACTTGATTCCGAATGTTTGCAGCATTCCTCATTTGAAGACTGTCGTGCAATTACTTACAAACATGGAAAGCTCCCAGCTGAAATCTCTATCCCAATTCCAACAACCTCATGAGGTTGGAGTCGTCGGACCCTTTTCTCCCCCTCGGGATGAGGGGTTGTCTTGTTTTGTTATATGGTAGTTTTTTGACTCAATTTCTTATGTTTAACTGTTTCTCTCCCAGGAAAGCGAATCTCTTCGTCAACTGAAAGATGTGGACTAAGTGCTGTCCTTTCAAAACATGTAAAGATAAGGCCGTAAGAGTAAATACCCTAACCTTTTTCCTTCTTGTCCTTGGCTGTAGGATGGTACTGAATGTCTGTTGccacaatttcatttttttaacccCATTCGCTTCAGGAAGTCGATTTCCCTTCATCAACCGAACGACACCCAGTGTCATTCTAATAGTTTCCTGCTTTTAAATCTAAAGCTAAGTTGCTGACCATGTAAAGATAGGGtaaaatgaaattatgaatgTCACATATCCgtaaatcattttcatttttggcTGAACAGAGTGATGGGGTATTTTAAGTTCAGAGAGTATATTAGAGTTGATTTGGTAGGCAATCGGAAAacagaaattaaaaaataagtgattCGATGAAAAcagagttgtatttcatgtttttagaTATGTGTTTGATGGCACATTCAGAAACTGGATtccaatttaaacaattgtttgaaatgtgtttgataatgtatttataaaccataaaactagttgttacccactaaatattaggtttaatatatattattattaattaatttaagaatatGTTGTATGTTAAAAaaggggattttcaaaaatagaaaaataaggaaaactatttacacaaaatagcaaaattttaatcttatttaatAGAGGTTGATAAAAGTCTgtcagtgatagaaattgactgaagtctatcaccgatagacgTTTATAGAAGTCTATATGTGTCTATAagtttttttgctatttctgttaatagtttgacattttttctatctttgaAAATTATCCTTAAAAAATGTTGTATAATTGttattaagtttaatataatttataatacgtTATATAACACATATTCTAATTTAAAAGAAGTATGAATTTGAGTCTACAACATGAAATACCATGTTTACCGTTGGTTTTATCTATTTAAtctattttacattttaaaatttcaaattcaaaatttggatgtattgaaacctaaaaaatgttgtttttagaATTAACAAAAATGAATCCTAATTATCTATCAacttaataattttgaaaacataaaacagcAAAAGGTGTTAGATCCTTGtaagaatttattttctttcttgcaTTATCGTATATGATCAGATTTCAGAATCATATTGCGAATTTGCTACCATTTATTTGGATGTTCATTGAATCAAGACTTGGAATCTAATCTCACCCAGGGTTTAAAATGTCAATGTCGATGGAAATATCAaggtttt encodes the following:
- the LOC120070044 gene encoding tobamovirus multiplication protein 2B isoform X2; this encodes MATASASGRSNRDGTAKAMVADHISQSVRSTSNLLHLMQQSSSAQAQLTKLPKNLLAKTPTIKNIGKILEQMPQVVSSLDAYVEKGLERFYMEELTLTINCRGSCPC
- the LOC120070044 gene encoding tobamovirus multiplication protein 2B isoform X1 gives rise to the protein MATASASGRSNRDGTAKAMVADHISQSVRSTSNLLHLMQQSSSAQAQLTKLPKNLLAKTPTIKNIGKILEQMPQVVSSLDAYVEKGLESIPHLKTVVQLLTNMESSQLKSLSQFQQPHEESESLRQLKDVD